The Microlunatus soli genome contains the following window.
CCGCACCGATCGTCCGGCCCCGGTGGCGGTGGCTGTTCCGGCCGGACGGCGATCGAACGCACCAGAAGATGCGCACACCGACCGAGCAATCGGTAGCTCGCACTGACCGTCCGGCATGGCGAGGGGACGCGCGGCCGACGCCCTGACCGGTGAGTCTCCTGGTCGATCCAGCCGACGGCCCACCCGGCTCGGGAGTGTCACCGTCCGTCGACGCTGCCCGTAGTCGACTGTCGGTGCTCGGCCGCTCGCCGAGTGGCGACCGCGTCCTGCGCGGCGCCGACGATCGCCGCCAGCAGGAACGCGCCCCCGGCCAGAGCGGGCAGCGCGAGCCGCTCTCCGAGCACCACGCGCCCGAGGACGGCGGCGGTGAGCGGCTCGATGACGGCGAGCACGCTGGCCGACGTAGCCGGGATCGTCGCCAACGCCCGGAAATACAAGCTGTACGCGAGCGCGGTCGGGATCAGCGCCAGCGCGACCGCTGCGGCAATGCTGCTCGGGTTGATCATGATCGAATCGATGCCCCCGGTGACGGCGACGACCGGGACGAGCAACAGCCCGCCGAAGGTGAAGCCGAGTCCGGTCAGCCGAGCCGGCGCGATCGACGATCGAGCGCGAGCGACGATCAGAGTCATCGTGGCGAAGCTCGCCGACGACAGCAGAGCGGCGATCGTACCGAGCGCCAGGGCGGCCGGGGCGACGCCGGCGATCGGCGAGCCGATCAGGAGACCGAGACCGGCAATCGTGAGGGTCAAGATCACGGCCAGCCGCAGGCTGAACCGGCGCCGCCCGGTGACGATCTCCACCAGACCGACCAGCACCGGCGCCGCCGCAATGGTGATCAAGGTCGCCAGGCTGACGTTGATCAAGATCACGGCGACGAAGTAGCCGGTCTGGAACAGGGCGGCAAGGCCCCCGACCGCGCAGATCAGCCGCCGGCTCCCGTTCGTCTCCCGCCTCGGCCGTCGAATCGCCAAGCCTGCCAGCACGATCAGTCCGCCACCGAGTAGTCGGCAGGCCGCGACGGCGACGGCGGAGACGTGAGCGTGGGCAGCCAGCAGGGACCCGAACAGGCCACCGCTCCCCCAGGCGATGCCGGCGATGATCATCGCCGACAGATTGAGATTGGTCGTTGCACCCGACGTTGCCCGGGCAGCACAGGACGGATGATCAAGATCAGACATCAGGATGTTCCTTCGCGCGCCCGAGCAGACAGGGGCGCCTCGCAGTGGCAGCAGGGAGCTGGCTTCGGGCGCGCGAAACTCGACGGCCGGCGACTACCGGCCGGAGTTGTCCTCAGAGGATGCTGACGACGCGCCCGATCAGGCGCGTGGTGGCGAAACGATGCACAACCGCATGCCGCGGACCCTACCACCGAGCACCAGGAAGCGATCGCCGTACCGGCAGCCGATCCTCCCAGGTAGGCTCACCGCCGTGCCGGCCATCGACCAGTTCCTGGACGCCGCGGACATTGCCGCCGAGCTCGTCGGAGATCGCCGCGTCGCGACCCGCTGGCAGGATTCGAGCGTGCTGCCGCGGATGAGCATCGGCATGCTGGCCTGTCACCTCGGCCGACAGACCGTCCGGGCTGCCGAACTGCTGCCGGTGGCCGCGACCGACGAACCGCTGGACACCGTCGCCGAGCACTACCGGCGGGCCGCCTGGGTGACCGCAGCGGATCTCGACGACCCCGCTCTCGACCGCTCCACCGACCAGTCCGAGGCCGCTCTCGGGCATCCGGCATTGGTGGCGAGGATGGCCGGCGCGCGGAGTACTGTCGCTGCCCTGTCGTTGGACGACCAGGCTGCCGACGTGGTCCGGATTCCCTGGCAGGGGTGGAGTCTGCGGCGCAGCGACTTCCTGCTGACCCGGATGATCGAGATCGTCACCCATGTCGATGATCTGGCCCGCAGCGTCGAGCTGCCGACGCCGTCGTTCCCGATCGAGGTCTATCGCCCGGTGCTGCAGGTCCTCGCCGAACTGGCCGTCGAGCGCCATGGCCAGGCAGCTGTCACCAGTGCGCTGACCCGGTCGGAACGGATGCCGCCGACGATCAGCGCCTTCTGAGGCACCGGAACCTGCCCAACGACTGCGCTCAGGGCCGTTCGTGTGTCGTGATCAATCGCCCTCGTGGGTCGTGGGTGATCAATCTCGTCGTGCGTCGGCGAACTGTTCCTGGCCGAGGACGGCCAGCAGTTGCAGCTTGTCGTGGCCGTCGGTGTGCGGCGGGGCGGTGAGGACCAGCAGCGCCTGGGACTGGTCTTCGGTGAACAGCGCCTGGCAGTCAACCTCGATCGCGCCGAGCTCGGGGTGGATCAGGGTCTTGTGATCGGCGAACCGCTTGGTGACCTCGTGCCGTTCCCACAGGGCGGCGAATTCGGCACTGATCTTCTGCAGCCTGCGGACCAGGTCGCCGGCTCGTGAGTCGGCGCCCATCGACCCGTACGCTGCTCTCAGGTTGGCCACCTGCGCGCGGCTCTGCCGATCACGGTCGTCCTCGGGGTAGCGGAGCCGTTCGGTGGGATCGGTGAACCACCGATAGATCTCACTCCGCGCCGGGCCGGTGAACCGGGTCCGATCGCCGAACAGCGCATCGGCCATCCGGTTCTGCACCAACGTCTCCGCGAGGTTGGAGATGATCATCGCCGGGGTGTCGTCGAGCCTGTCCAGTACCCGCAGCAGCTGCGGCGCCACGTGGGCCGCCGCGGTGGTCGGTGCTGGCGCGTTGTGCCCGGCGACCTGGAACAGGTAGTCACGTTCGCCGTCGGACAGCCGCAGCGCACGGGCGATCGCGGCGAGCATCTGTTCGCTCGGCTGCGGTCCGCGCCGCTGCTCCAGTCGGGTGTAGTAGTCGGTCGACATCACTGCCAGGTTTGCGACCTCCTCGCGCCGCAGCCCGGGCGCCCGGCGACGTGCCCCGGCTGGCAGTCCGACGTCGGCGGGTTGCAACGCCTCCCGACGCCGGCGCAGGAAGTCGGCCAGTGCTGCACGATCCATACGGTCCATTATCGTCCCGGTCGGCTGCCCGCAGCGACGCTCAACCAGGGATCAGTGATCCCCCGATAACCGGTCTCTGCCGCCGCCCGGCCGCAGCGATCATGATCGA
Protein-coding sequences here:
- a CDS encoding EamA family transporter, which encodes MSDLDHPSCAARATSGATTNLNLSAMIIAGIAWGSGGLFGSLLAAHAHVSAVAVAACRLLGGGLIVLAGLAIRRPRRETNGSRRLICAVGGLAALFQTGYFVAVILINVSLATLITIAAAPVLVGLVEIVTGRRRFSLRLAVILTLTIAGLGLLIGSPIAGVAPAALALGTIAALLSSASFATMTLIVARARSSIAPARLTGLGFTFGGLLLVPVVAVTGGIDSIMINPSSIAAAVALALIPTALAYSLYFRALATIPATSASVLAVIEPLTAAVLGRVVLGERLALPALAGGAFLLAAIVGAAQDAVATRRAAEHRQSTTGSVDGR
- a CDS encoding maleylpyruvate isomerase N-terminal domain-containing protein — its product is MPAIDQFLDAADIAAELVGDRRVATRWQDSSVLPRMSIGMLACHLGRQTVRAAELLPVAATDEPLDTVAEHYRRAAWVTAADLDDPALDRSTDQSEAALGHPALVARMAGARSTVAALSLDDQAADVVRIPWQGWSLRRSDFLLTRMIEIVTHVDDLARSVELPTPSFPIEVYRPVLQVLAELAVERHGQAAVTSALTRSERMPPTISAF
- a CDS encoding helix-turn-helix transcriptional regulator — protein: MDRAALADFLRRRREALQPADVGLPAGARRRAPGLRREEVANLAVMSTDYYTRLEQRRGPQPSEQMLAAIARALRLSDGERDYLFQVAGHNAPAPTTAAAHVAPQLLRVLDRLDDTPAMIISNLAETLVQNRMADALFGDRTRFTGPARSEIYRWFTDPTERLRYPEDDRDRQSRAQVANLRAAYGSMGADSRAGDLVRRLQKISAEFAALWERHEVTKRFADHKTLIHPELGAIEVDCQALFTEDQSQALLVLTAPPHTDGHDKLQLLAVLGQEQFADARRD